CAGGTACTGCCGTTCGCCGCCGGGGCGCACATCGGTGTCACCGGCCCTTTCGTAATCCTGTCATTTTCGAGCACTTCTGATCTGGATGTGGTTGTTCTCGACCACTTGACGAGTAGCCTCTACCTCGAACGGAAAGAAGACCTCCAGGCCTACACGGAGGCCTTCAACGCCCTTCAGATCCACGCCCTTTCGCCCGAGGACTCGTTGGATTTCATCGCCGGGACAGCCGCCGGCGCGTAAGGAGGCACCATGCGTGCACTGCCTCGTCACGTCCCCTCAAGCATCGAACTGCACGGTGTGCGGTGGCTGCGCAGCAGCTACAGCACCGGCGCGAACAACTGCGTCGAGACCGCGCGTCCGGATGCCCCGCCCTGGGCCGGACTGCTCGCCGTGCGCGACTCCAAGGACCCGGCCGGACCCGCGCTGCTCTTCTCCCCGGGGAGCTGGGCGGCGTTCGCGGCCGGGGTGGAGCGCATGTAACCGCGTTCGATCAGTCCGTCATCGTGCGACGCACGGCCGTGTCACGCCGACTCATGGCCGCGTTTCGCCGACTCATGGCCGCGTCTCTCCGATCACCTGTACAGCGCGTTCGATCTGCTGAGCGGTCAGGTCCGCGCGTGCGGTCAGCCTGAGCCGTGAGATGCCGTCCGGCACGGAAGGGGGCCGGAAGCACCCCACGGCCAGGCCCGCCGCGCGGCACTGCGCCGCCCAGCGCACGGCGTCCTCGGGAGAGGGCGCCCGCACCGAGACCACCGCGGCGTCCGGACGCACCGCTTCCAGACCCGCGGCGGTCAGGCGTGCGTGCAGTTCGCCCGCCACCGCGCGGGCCCGCGCCGCCCGCTGCGGCTCGCCGCGCAGCAGCCGCAGGGCCGACAGGGCCGCACCCGCCGCCGCCGGGGCGAGTCCCGTGTCGAAGATGAACGTCCGGGCGGCGTTGACGAGGTGTCCGACGACCCGGGCCGGGCCGAGGACGGCTCCGCCCTGGCTGCCCAGCGACTTGGACAGTGTGACCGTCGCGACGACGTCGTCCGCGCCCGCGAGCCCCACCGCCTGCGGGGCCCCGCGGCCGCCGTCGCCGAGAACGCCCAGCCCGTGGGCGTCGTCGACGACCAGCCCCGCGCCGTGTTCCCGGCAGACCTCGGCCAGCTCGGCGAGGGGGGCCGCGTCGCCGTCGACCGAGAAGACCGTGTCGGACACGGCGATGGCCGTGCCCTCATGGGTGGCCAGCGCCTTGCGCGCGGCGTCCGGCTCGGCGTGCGCCACGACCTGGGTGGTCCCGCGGGCGAGCCGGCAGCCGTCGATGAGCGAGGCGTGGTTGCCCGCGTCGGAGACGATCAGGGAGCCGTGCGGGGCCAGCGCGGTGACCGCCGCGAGGTTGGCGGCGTAACCGGAGGAGAAGACGAGTGCCGCCTCGAAACCGCAGAAATCGGCCAGTTCCCGTTCGAGTTCGGTGTGCAGTTCGGTGGTGCCGGTGACCAGCCGGGAGCCGGTCGCGCCACCGCCCCAGGTCCGCGCCGCCCGGGCCGCGCCCTCGGTGACCTCGGGGTGGCGGGCCAGCCCGAGGTAGTCGTTGCTCGCCAGGTCGAGGAGCGGCGAATCGGCCGGACGAGGGCGCAGAGTCCGTACGAGTCCGGCGCGGGCGCGCAGCTCCGCCTGCTCGTCGATCCAGCCGAACGCCATGGGTGGTCCTCCGCGGAATTTGTAGGCAGTGCACAGACACTAGCGGGACCACCAGCAGGTCAGTGTGT
The Streptomyces tuirus genome window above contains:
- a CDS encoding 8-amino-7-oxononanoate synthase → MAFGWIDEQAELRARAGLVRTLRPRPADSPLLDLASNDYLGLARHPEVTEGAARAARTWGGGATGSRLVTGTTELHTELERELADFCGFEAALVFSSGYAANLAAVTALAPHGSLIVSDAGNHASLIDGCRLARGTTQVVAHAEPDAARKALATHEGTAIAVSDTVFSVDGDAAPLAELAEVCREHGAGLVVDDAHGLGVLGDGGRGAPQAVGLAGADDVVATVTLSKSLGSQGGAVLGPARVVGHLVNAARTFIFDTGLAPAAAGAALSALRLLRGEPQRAARARAVAGELHARLTAAGLEAVRPDAAVVSVRAPSPEDAVRWAAQCRAAGLAVGCFRPPSVPDGISRLRLTARADLTAQQIERAVQVIGETRP
- a CDS encoding DUF397 domain-containing protein, producing the protein MRALPRHVPSSIELHGVRWLRSSYSTGANNCVETARPDAPPWAGLLAVRDSKDPAGPALLFSPGSWAAFAAGVERM